The Halomonas sp. 'Soap Lake #6' genomic sequence CGCTCGACACATAGTAATTATTAAACGTTGCATCATCTCGCAACCCCACGCCGAGCGGTAGTTGCGCTGGCATTCGGCTCATGAAGACTCCCTATCATCGTAAGGACCAAGCCCATCATGGCCAATTGGGCGTACTAATGATCGCTCTTCTGAAGTACCTTGCTCTAATGGGCCTTGTCCTAAGCCCGGCGTTGCAGTGCACTGCTCTGCATCGTAAAGCACACTCTCTTTATAGCGTTCCTTAACTTCTTTGAGTAGCACCATGATCACAGATGCTGCAGGAAGGGCTAATAATACGCCAGTAAAGCCAAAAAGATTACCGCCCGCCAATACAGCGAAAATAACCGCTACGGGATGTAGACCGATTTTGTCACCCAACAGCTTGGGCTGAAGCACAACACTTTCCACAATTTGTCCAAAACTGAATACCGCCACCACACCTAACAGTGGTAACCACGAATCAAATTGAAACAGAGCGACAATGAGGGCAACCCCTAACCCGACAATAAACCCCATGAACGGCACGATACTAACGAGGCCCGACACAACACCGATAAGCAAACCGAAATTAAGTCCCATTAGGGTTAAGCCTAGCGCATAAATAATGCCTAAACACAGCATGACCATCAATTGGCCACGTAAAAAAGCTGACAAAACTTCATCACACCGTTTAGCCAAACGAACAACATCATCCAGCCACTGACGAGGAATCAGGTCAGCAATGCTGGCCAATAGGCGGTTCCAGTCCAGCAGCAGATAGAAAGCTACCACGGGTATCAAGGCAACGTAGGTAATCCAAGTGGCAAACGCCATACCTGAGCGGCCAATTTGACCTAACGCTTGAGCCAAGTAGCCACCCGCATCACGCCAATGCTCAGCAAGTGTCTCCTGGGCGTTATCAAGTTCAGCACGCAGGTCGTAACCCGTCCACTCCTGTACTTGAGGGGCCAATATGTTTTCAACCCAATCAAAAACGCCAGGTGCCGCTTCACCTAATTGTTTTATTTGTTGGACTATTAGCGGAATTAAAATCAGCATGCTAACCGCCAGTACCAGCAAGATGATTAAGAATACGCTAGAAACCGCCAGCGGCCGATTCATACCCCAGCGCTGGAATCTGTTGGCTATTGGATCACCCAAATAGGCAATAATCATTCCGGCGATAAATGGCATCAGCATCGCATCCAGCAAATACACTAGCCCTACTAGCACCGCCAATAGTAAAACGCCCCACCACGAATTTCGCATTCTGAATTTCTCCCTCCTGGATAGATGGTTAGCGACCTAGCGTACCGCTTGGTTTGCGATCTTACCCAATGAATAGTAACAAAAGTAACGCTTCTCGCACCTGATAACACGACACATCGATGCGACTTACGCCGCTGAGTGATACAATCTGCCTCGTTATTGCCCCAGCACTGGCCAATTCGCCAGCACTACCGCACTGCTATAGGCTTCACAGGACCTGTCATGACCGAGACATCCCCTTCTCAGGCTACCCCATCACTCAGCTATAAAGACGCAGGTGTCGATATTGATGCCGGTAACGCGCTGGTTGACCGCATTAAACACGTTGCTAAACGCACCACACGCCCTGAAGTAATGGGTGGGCTTGGCGGCTTTGGCGCGCTATGTGAGCTGCCTGCTGGCTATAAGCAACCGGTACTCGTGTCTGGCACCGATGGCGTGGGTACTAAGCTGCGCCTTGCCATGGACCTTGGCAAACATGACACCATCGGCATCGATTTGGTGGCAATGTGTGTCAATGATTTGATTGTTGCTGGCGCCGAACCACTGCTTTTCCTTGACTACTATGCCACGGGTAAGCTGGACATAGATATCGCTGCTGATGTAGTTACAGGCATCGGAGCCGGTTGTGAGCTGGCTGGCTGCGCATTGGTAGGTGGCGAAACAGCCGAAATGCCCGGCATGTACGAAGGCAACGATTACGATCTAGCAGGCTTTTGCGTAGGCGTCGTCGAAAAGGCCGAAATCCTAGATGGCAGCAAAGTTGCCGAAGGCAATGTCTTATTAGGACTTGCTTCCTCTGGCCCGCACTCTAATGGATACTCGCTGATCCGCAAAATTTTAGACGTGAGTAA encodes the following:
- a CDS encoding AI-2E family transporter, whose amino-acid sequence is MRNSWWGVLLLAVLVGLVYLLDAMLMPFIAGMIIAYLGDPIANRFQRWGMNRPLAVSSVFLIILLVLAVSMLILIPLIVQQIKQLGEAAPGVFDWVENILAPQVQEWTGYDLRAELDNAQETLAEHWRDAGGYLAQALGQIGRSGMAFATWITYVALIPVVAFYLLLDWNRLLASIADLIPRQWLDDVVRLAKRCDEVLSAFLRGQLMVMLCLGIIYALGLTLMGLNFGLLIGVVSGLVSIVPFMGFIVGLGVALIVALFQFDSWLPLLGVVAVFSFGQIVESVVLQPKLLGDKIGLHPVAVIFAVLAGGNLFGFTGVLLALPAASVIMVLLKEVKERYKESVLYDAEQCTATPGLGQGPLEQGTSEERSLVRPIGHDGLGPYDDRESS
- the purM gene encoding phosphoribosylformylglycinamidine cyclo-ligase; translated protein: MTETSPSQATPSLSYKDAGVDIDAGNALVDRIKHVAKRTTRPEVMGGLGGFGALCELPAGYKQPVLVSGTDGVGTKLRLAMDLGKHDTIGIDLVAMCVNDLIVAGAEPLLFLDYYATGKLDIDIAADVVTGIGAGCELAGCALVGGETAEMPGMYEGNDYDLAGFCVGVVEKAEILDGSKVAEGNVLLGLASSGPHSNGYSLIRKILDVSNASLDETVGGQALGDALMAPTRIYVKSLLSMMRGTDISVHALSHITGGGLLENIPRVLPDTLAADIDLTTWQRPEVFNWLQAKGNVNETEMHRVLNCGIGMVVVVSAEQADSAMAHLTEQGETVYQIGTIIKRQDEAVVLKNMRSDEHGLENRPA